The following proteins are encoded in a genomic region of Meiothermus sp. CFH 77666:
- the soxA gene encoding sulfur oxidation c-type cytochrome SoxA, translated as MRDRSLWIGFLLALGLGLGIALTQQQEVDPYKEAERQRELFRQTAGILPGELYAAQGEELFAQKRGPKNVSLEACDFGLGPGKLEGALTQLPRYFADTRRVEDLETRIVSCMVNLQGFRPQDIKRDDVKALTAFVASKSTEMPINVVPKTSQEIAMYNLGRELWFHRAGDRDMNCAICHDSYAGGKVRLSPVRSPRQGLSNEWPAYRFEADKLYTLQDRIAFCYESVGIHPPEYYSEPYIALSIYMLAEATKGKNKFTELPGFTR; from the coding sequence ATGCGCGACCGCAGCCTGTGGATTGGATTTTTGTTGGCGCTGGGGTTGGGCCTCGGTATTGCCCTCACCCAGCAGCAAGAGGTAGACCCCTACAAGGAAGCCGAGCGGCAGCGGGAGCTGTTCCGCCAGACCGCCGGCATCTTGCCCGGCGAGCTGTATGCCGCCCAGGGCGAGGAGCTTTTTGCCCAGAAGCGGGGCCCCAAGAATGTCTCCCTCGAGGCCTGCGATTTCGGCTTGGGGCCGGGGAAGCTCGAGGGGGCTCTGACCCAGCTGCCCCGCTACTTTGCCGATACCCGCAGGGTGGAAGACCTCGAGACCCGCATCGTGAGCTGCATGGTCAACCTTCAGGGCTTCCGCCCACAGGACATCAAGCGCGACGACGTGAAGGCCCTCACCGCTTTCGTGGCCTCCAAGTCCACCGAGATGCCCATCAACGTGGTGCCCAAAACCTCTCAGGAAATTGCCATGTACAACCTGGGCCGGGAGCTATGGTTCCACCGGGCGGGCGACCGCGACATGAACTGCGCCATCTGCCATGACAGCTACGCCGGGGGCAAGGTGCGGCTCTCGCCGGTGCGCAGCCCGCGCCAGGGCCTTTCCAACGAGTGGCCCGCCTACCGCTTCGAGGCCGACAAGCTCTACACCCTGCAAGACCGCATTGCATTCTGCTACGAGTCGGTGGGCATCCATCCGCCCGAGTACTACTCTGAACCCTACATCGCCCTTTCCATCTACATGCTGGCCGAGGCCACCAAGGGCAAGAACAAGTTCACCGAGTTGCCGGGTTTCACCCGCTAA
- a CDS encoding rhodanese-like domain-containing protein, protein MRRVWPVLMLLGSLGFAQEMTPGALLQMGSFLKKINPASYLLYAAEARDFVEVFEPFILDVRTNEERARGFIPGSVQIHISQLPDRLSELPKQKDKPILVYCGTGHVSAVAAAYLRALGYREVKNLSGGFRSWLELNLPVQRP, encoded by the coding sequence ATGCGTAGAGTCTGGCCTGTGCTGATGCTGCTGGGCAGCCTGGGGTTCGCCCAGGAGATGACCCCAGGAGCCCTTCTACAGATGGGCAGCTTCCTCAAGAAAATCAACCCGGCCAGCTACCTGCTCTACGCCGCCGAAGCCCGGGATTTCGTAGAGGTCTTTGAGCCGTTCATCCTGGATGTGCGCACCAACGAGGAGCGGGCCAGGGGCTTCATACCGGGCTCAGTGCAAATCCACATCAGTCAGCTCCCCGACCGCCTGAGCGAACTTCCCAAACAAAAGGACAAGCCCATCCTGGTGTACTGTGGCACCGGGCACGTGAGCGCGGTAGCCGCAGCCTACCTGCGGGCCCTGGGCTACCGCGAAGTCAAAAATCTGAGTGGGGGGTTTAGAAGCTGGCTCGAGCTCAACCTGCCGGTGCAGAGACCCTGA
- a CDS encoding cytochrome c biogenesis CcdA family protein, with protein MTLSLPIAFLAGVLSFLSPCVLPLVPTYLLYLGGQQGRPIRNAVFFVLGFSSIFFLLGLPFTLLGGLLFEHRDLLGRIGGGVLILLGLYMLGLKPKWGVNLRYEGATDRPWGAFVLGIVLGLGWTPCIGPILGGILTLTATGGGVHLLVAYILGLAVPFLLVAFFADRARAFLKRAARLSHAVEIAAGLVLIAVGILLLTGTYTQLNSFFLKITPEWLQERL; from the coding sequence ATGACCCTGAGCCTACCCATAGCCTTCCTGGCGGGAGTTCTCTCCTTCCTCTCGCCCTGCGTACTCCCCCTGGTGCCCACCTACCTACTCTACCTGGGGGGGCAGCAGGGCCGTCCCATACGCAATGCGGTCTTCTTCGTGCTGGGCTTCTCGTCCATTTTCTTTCTGCTGGGGCTGCCCTTCACCCTGCTAGGGGGCTTGCTGTTTGAGCATCGCGATCTCCTGGGCCGCATTGGGGGCGGGGTGCTGATTCTGCTGGGGCTCTACATGCTGGGCCTCAAGCCCAAATGGGGCGTGAATCTGCGCTACGAAGGTGCGACCGACCGCCCCTGGGGAGCTTTCGTGCTGGGCATCGTGCTGGGGCTGGGCTGGACCCCCTGCATCGGCCCAATTCTGGGGGGCATCCTCACCCTTACCGCAACCGGCGGGGGGGTGCATCTGTTGGTGGCCTACATCCTGGGGCTGGCGGTGCCGTTCTTGCTGGTGGCTTTCTTTGCCGATAGGGCTCGAGCCTTCCTCAAACGTGCTGCGCGGCTTTCCCATGCGGTGGAGATCGCCGCAGGGTTGGTTCTGATTGCGGTAGGCATCCTGCTGCTAACCGGCACCTACACCCAGCTCAACAGCTTCTTCCTCAAGATCACCCCGGAGTGGCTGCAAGAGCGGCTCTGA
- a CDS encoding YqhA family protein: MHRVEQIIQTVLWQARWVMLLPVVGLLAGAVYFALQTGLEVWRALSSNSLEKALPLMVGAVDLALLASVLIIFALGLYELFIAEVTRLEGSLNNVLRVHSLNDLKTKLGQVILMILVVKFFEKAQAFAPKGALDFLFYAGAVALLGAALWLVQAREKPDK, translated from the coding sequence ATGCATCGTGTGGAGCAAATAATCCAGACCGTGCTCTGGCAGGCTCGCTGGGTCATGCTACTGCCGGTGGTGGGCCTTTTGGCAGGAGCGGTGTACTTTGCCCTGCAAACGGGCCTCGAGGTCTGGCGGGCGCTCAGCTCGAACAGCCTGGAAAAGGCCCTGCCCCTGATGGTGGGGGCCGTAGACCTAGCCCTTTTGGCCTCGGTGCTCATCATCTTTGCGCTGGGGCTCTACGAACTCTTTATTGCCGAGGTCACCCGGCTCGAGGGTAGCCTGAATAACGTACTCAGGGTGCACAGCCTCAACGATCTCAAGACCAAGCTGGGCCAGGTCATCCTGATGATTCTGGTGGTGAAGTTCTTTGAAAAGGCGCAGGCCTTTGCGCCCAAAGGGGCACTGGATTTCCTATTCTATGCTGGAGCCGTAGCCCTACTGGGGGCGGCCTTGTGGCTGGTGCAGGCCCGGGAAAAACCCGACAAATAA
- a CDS encoding cytochrome c has translation MLGLGAYLFSAQTAVAQASPLYAQCQGCHQPTGAGVPGVFPPLAGHVPEILEAKGGREFLIQTLLYGLQGQITVKGTKYQGVMPAYAQLKDEEIAGLLNHISTQWGNKFPAGQKAFTAEEVKAQRAKTMTAAQVLEARNKLGLK, from the coding sequence CTGTTGGGTCTGGGAGCCTACCTGTTCAGCGCTCAAACCGCCGTGGCCCAGGCCAGCCCCCTCTATGCCCAGTGCCAGGGCTGCCACCAGCCTACCGGCGCAGGCGTGCCCGGCGTCTTCCCCCCGCTAGCAGGCCATGTGCCCGAAATTCTGGAAGCCAAAGGGGGCCGCGAGTTCCTGATCCAGACCCTCCTGTACGGCCTGCAGGGCCAGATTACCGTTAAGGGCACCAAGTACCAGGGTGTAATGCCCGCTTATGCCCAGCTCAAGGACGAAGAGATAGCCGGCTTGCTCAACCATATCTCGACCCAGTGGGGCAACAAGTTCCCCGCTGGTCAGAAAGCCTTTACCGCCGAGGAGGTCAAGGCCCAGCGCGCCAAGACCATGACGGCGGCCCAGGTGCTGGAAGCCCGCAACAAGCTCGGCCTCAAGTAG
- a CDS encoding translation initiation factor 2, which translates to MKNKWIFIVGFILSLSALAQSLETTLRGVSVADAQARVEAAVNAQGLKVARTLNLGGQVKNFKSDFPDYLLMVLEPEAGVLAAVQENFMTAIILPPTIYVHAARPGVTTVGTFDPDLMFGMLGVKNTKSRLLGAKLKAVIASLGLPRKIAPAMMPDPSSGMMPALMYMVEGGNADELTLLIESELGNNGLNVLPSVKMGNVVGIQPCKSEWAYQMFKTQPAGGFAAPCRFFVVPMQGGVLVGAIEPMLMGIMPGVAQSQATMGMLQEARRVMSQILEGVGGQPYRPQQ; encoded by the coding sequence ATGAAGAACAAATGGATCTTTATCGTAGGCTTTATCCTGTCGCTTTCAGCCCTGGCCCAATCGCTGGAAACCACCCTGCGCGGGGTCAGCGTGGCCGACGCCCAGGCCCGCGTCGAAGCGGCGGTGAACGCCCAAGGCCTTAAGGTAGCCCGCACCCTCAATCTGGGGGGGCAGGTCAAGAACTTCAAGTCTGACTTCCCGGACTACCTGCTGATGGTACTGGAGCCCGAAGCAGGCGTGCTGGCCGCTGTGCAGGAGAACTTCATGACCGCCATCATCCTGCCGCCGACCATCTATGTACACGCCGCTCGGCCCGGTGTGACCACTGTGGGCACCTTCGACCCCGATCTGATGTTTGGCATGCTGGGGGTCAAGAATACTAAAAGCCGCTTGCTGGGGGCCAAGCTCAAAGCAGTCATTGCCAGCCTGGGCCTGCCCCGCAAGATAGCCCCGGCCATGATGCCCGACCCCAGCTCCGGCATGATGCCTGCCCTGATGTACATGGTTGAGGGCGGCAATGCAGACGAGCTGACCCTGCTGATTGAGAGTGAGTTGGGTAATAACGGGCTCAATGTGCTGCCCTCGGTCAAAATGGGTAATGTGGTGGGTATTCAGCCCTGCAAGAGCGAGTGGGCCTATCAGATGTTCAAGACCCAACCCGCCGGGGGCTTTGCAGCACCCTGCCGGTTCTTTGTGGTGCCCATGCAGGGCGGTGTCCTGGTGGGGGCCATTGAGCCGATGTTAATGGGCATTATGCCTGGGGTTGCCCAGAGCCAAGCCACCATGGGTATGCTCCAGGAAGCCCGGCGGGTCATGAGCCAGATTCTGGAAGGGGTCGGGGGTCAACCATATCGCCCACAGCAATAA
- a CDS encoding metal-sensitive transcriptional regulator, with protein MNAGRPKLDGTFSDPETLEGILRRFKRIEGQVRGLQRMAEEGRPFSELLDQINATRKAMDSVASVILEEYLSAWEAQAASGNVELGKGQIATILRKII; from the coding sequence ATGAACGCAGGTAGGCCCAAGCTAGACGGCACCTTCAGCGACCCCGAAACCCTGGAGGGCATCCTTCGGCGTTTTAAGCGCATTGAAGGCCAGGTGCGGGGCCTGCAGCGCATGGCCGAGGAGGGTCGTCCCTTTAGCGAGCTACTCGACCAGATCAACGCCACCCGAAAGGCCATGGACTCTGTAGCCAGCGTGATTTTGGAAGAGTACTTAAGTGCCTGGGAGGCCCAGGCCGCTTCAGGCAATGTGGAGCTGGGCAAAGGGCAGATAGCCACGATACTCCGCAAAATAATCTAG
- a CDS encoding cytochrome c gives MRRKWFYITLSALALSALVLAQGRYQIGTPLSEQEVQEWNIRPSILANGVGLPPGQGTVDEGAKVYATHCASCHGATGEGGAFTRLVSEPFPITKEVDSVDFAIGNYWQYATTLFDYTRRAMPFATPGILSNDEVYAVVAYILYQNGVIDESEPMNAQTLPKVQMPARALLELDPSTQKRFPWLKLP, from the coding sequence ATGCGGCGCAAGTGGTTCTACATCACCCTTTCGGCCCTGGCCCTGTCGGCTCTGGTGCTGGCCCAGGGGCGCTACCAGATCGGCACCCCGCTCTCCGAGCAGGAGGTGCAGGAGTGGAATATCCGGCCCTCCATCCTGGCCAATGGGGTGGGCCTGCCCCCCGGCCAGGGCACCGTAGACGAGGGGGCCAAGGTCTATGCCACCCACTGCGCCAGTTGCCACGGCGCAACCGGCGAGGGCGGGGCTTTTACCCGGCTGGTCTCCGAGCCCTTCCCCATCACGAAAGAGGTTGACTCGGTGGACTTTGCCATCGGGAACTACTGGCAGTACGCCACCACCCTCTTCGACTACACCCGCCGGGCCATGCCCTTTGCCACCCCCGGCATCCTCAGCAACGACGAGGTCTACGCAGTGGTGGCCTACATTCTCTACCAGAACGGCGTTATTGATGAAAGCGAGCCAATGAACGCTCAGACCCTGCCCAAAGTGCAGATGCCCGCCCGGGCTTTGCTGGAGCTCGACCCCAGCACCCAGAAGCGCTTCCCCTGGCTCAAGCTCCCCTGA
- a CDS encoding FAD-dependent oxidoreductase gives MSKVTRRKFLKAGALIGATAASSGFAQEFFSKPSSVLGPARGNRVVIIGGGWGGISTARHLRRKNPNIEVVLIEKNPAFMSCPMSNLYLGGVKDLDFLVFDYTNVVKAGVTFVNERAIEVNRAGRYVRTTSGIIFYNYLVVSPGIDYMYEAIQGYSEVKQFLPVGFKPFEHIALKRQLDNFEGGDIVLAIPRPPYRCPPGPYERAAMLAYFLKTNQIKGKVIVLDANPGPISKAPGFTAAFNDLYKDYIQYIPQAEVTAIDYAKKTVKTSLGEFEFDLANIIPPMKAGEIVRTAGLGDRWANVRLPTFLSERDDRVYVIGDVMGNVPYPKSGQVAYNDGKIVAEHIAQRIAGKQLAEIPNPLPDNICYSFVNSEESIWVSHKHNWDEAARQVRQQATVDNQRSKQNGALALEWARGLWGDMFGPET, from the coding sequence ATGAGCAAAGTGACGCGTCGCAAGTTTCTCAAGGCCGGTGCATTAATCGGGGCCACGGCAGCCAGTAGCGGCTTTGCCCAGGAGTTTTTCAGCAAGCCCAGCAGTGTGCTGGGGCCGGCTCGTGGCAACCGAGTGGTGATTATCGGTGGGGGCTGGGGCGGCATCAGCACGGCCCGCCATCTGCGCCGCAAGAACCCCAACATCGAGGTGGTACTGATTGAGAAAAACCCGGCCTTCATGTCCTGCCCCATGAGCAACCTCTACCTGGGTGGGGTGAAGGATCTGGACTTCCTGGTCTTCGACTACACCAACGTGGTCAAGGCAGGGGTCACCTTCGTCAACGAGCGGGCCATCGAGGTCAACCGGGCCGGACGCTACGTGCGCACCACCAGCGGCATCATCTTTTACAACTACCTGGTGGTCTCGCCCGGCATTGACTATATGTACGAGGCCATCCAGGGCTATAGCGAGGTCAAGCAGTTCCTGCCGGTAGGCTTCAAGCCCTTCGAGCACATCGCCCTCAAACGCCAGCTCGATAACTTTGAAGGGGGGGATATCGTACTGGCCATTCCCCGCCCGCCCTACCGCTGCCCCCCCGGCCCCTACGAGCGGGCGGCCATGCTGGCCTACTTCCTCAAGACCAACCAGATCAAGGGCAAGGTGATCGTGCTGGATGCTAACCCCGGCCCCATCTCTAAGGCCCCCGGCTTCACGGCGGCCTTCAACGACCTCTACAAGGACTACATCCAGTACATCCCCCAGGCCGAAGTAACCGCCATTGACTACGCCAAGAAGACCGTCAAGACCAGTCTGGGTGAGTTCGAGTTCGACCTGGCCAACATCATCCCGCCCATGAAGGCCGGCGAGATTGTGCGCACCGCAGGCTTGGGCGACCGCTGGGCCAACGTACGCCTCCCCACCTTCCTCTCCGAGCGCGACGACCGAGTGTACGTGATTGGCGATGTGATGGGGAATGTCCCCTACCCCAAGAGCGGTCAGGTGGCCTACAACGACGGCAAGATCGTGGCCGAGCATATTGCCCAGCGCATCGCCGGTAAGCAACTGGCCGAGATTCCCAACCCGCTGCCCGACAACATCTGCTACAGCTTTGTGAACTCTGAGGAGTCCATCTGGGTCTCGCACAAACACAACTGGGACGAAGCGGCCCGGCAGGTGCGGCAGCAGGCTACGGTAGACAACCAGCGCTCCAAACAAAACGGCGCTCTGGCCCTCGAGTGGGCCCGGGGCCTGTGGGGCGATATGTTCGGGCCCGAAACCTAA
- a CDS encoding Rieske 2Fe-2S domain-containing protein, producing MDRRNFLDLLAKGASLGLLLKLSPLGMLEFVRAQSNVNAFQKALLVDKAGNPFKLSSLKPHEPYVFAYPFAATPNILVNVDAELSPVDVKMPDGKNYRWTGGVGKGKNIVAYTSICPHAYSYAAPNLGAMGYYKPEGNRGPRMVCCAHLSAFDVTKGGEVKGGPAPHALAAVALEYDAAKDEAYAVGFLGNPQFDAFFRAQNQALRDLFRTTARAREEVAKATVIPYAEHTKAPTTCPVLG from the coding sequence ATGGATCGTCGCAACTTTCTCGATTTACTGGCGAAGGGCGCTTCGCTGGGCCTATTGCTCAAGCTGTCGCCTTTGGGGATGCTCGAGTTCGTTCGAGCCCAGAGCAACGTCAATGCGTTTCAGAAGGCCCTGCTGGTAGACAAAGCCGGCAACCCCTTTAAGCTGAGCAGCCTGAAGCCCCACGAGCCGTATGTTTTTGCCTATCCGTTTGCGGCCACGCCAAACATTCTGGTAAATGTGGACGCCGAGCTGTCGCCGGTAGATGTAAAAATGCCCGATGGCAAGAACTACCGCTGGACGGGGGGAGTGGGCAAAGGCAAAAACATCGTGGCCTACACCAGCATCTGCCCCCATGCCTACAGCTACGCGGCCCCCAACCTGGGTGCGATGGGCTACTACAAGCCCGAAGGAAACAGGGGCCCCCGCATGGTCTGCTGCGCCCACCTCTCGGCCTTCGACGTAACCAAGGGCGGCGAGGTGAAGGGCGGCCCGGCCCCCCACGCCCTGGCTGCGGTGGCCCTGGAATACGACGCCGCCAAGGACGAAGCCTACGCCGTGGGCTTCCTGGGCAACCCCCAGTTCGACGCCTTCTTCCGCGCCCAGAACCAGGCCCTGCGCGACCTGTTCCGCACCACCGCCCGGGCCCGCGAGGAGGTGGCCAAAGCCACCGTGATACCCTACGCCGAACACACCAAAGCCCCCACCACCTGCCCGGTGCTGGGTTAA
- a CDS encoding twin-arginine translocation signal domain-containing protein yields MSEVSRRDVLKTLGATAASLAAAQGVQQAAAQPSSVVWSDYVVFLNANAKAFIVDSRNDQLVASLDTARGATLGSMTPDAKKVYVSGAAEGETRVVVLDMQNLRVAKVLETGNRPKHGLVSPNGQRVGVDHWGLSDGKLRLVFIRTQDDSIEKTLEIPVQNQPKGVTSMHNAWSWDSRYFYSMDRVDDRLIVVDTTDWSVRTYKSPSVPHYPCISPDGKELWLIHEGNAQVKPGIVVYDLTQSGLPVLAQMDMPLIGEEAVEAHHGNFTQDGRYFMALNRGPGNNLRGREVAFYSTRTKRLVHRVSCASTGVGHAYNTPDGRRAIATNYGNNVITVIDIPGLRTLKDLVIGKGRMGHVVFTRDGRFGYLSNADGNLYKLDMRSLTVIKAIETGQTSGGGQVINVWTNLFEELPRA; encoded by the coding sequence ATGAGTGAAGTGAGCCGTCGCGATGTACTCAAGACACTTGGGGCGACAGCCGCAAGCCTGGCCGCCGCACAAGGCGTCCAACAGGCCGCGGCGCAACCCTCCTCGGTGGTCTGGTCAGACTACGTGGTCTTCCTAAACGCAAACGCGAAAGCGTTCATTGTGGACAGCCGTAACGACCAACTCGTAGCCAGTCTGGATACCGCTCGTGGGGCTACCCTGGGAAGCATGACGCCCGATGCGAAGAAGGTTTATGTGAGCGGCGCCGCCGAGGGTGAGACCCGGGTGGTGGTACTCGACATGCAAAACCTGCGGGTGGCCAAGGTACTCGAGACCGGCAACAGGCCCAAGCATGGTCTGGTAAGCCCAAACGGCCAGCGGGTCGGCGTGGATCACTGGGGTCTGAGCGATGGAAAACTACGGCTGGTATTCATCCGAACTCAGGATGACAGCATCGAAAAAACCCTTGAAATACCGGTGCAGAACCAGCCCAAGGGCGTAACCTCCATGCATAATGCCTGGAGCTGGGATAGCCGTTACTTCTACTCAATGGATCGGGTAGACGACCGGCTAATAGTGGTAGATACCACCGACTGGTCGGTACGCACCTACAAATCGCCCAGTGTACCTCACTACCCCTGCATCAGCCCGGATGGTAAAGAACTCTGGTTGATCCATGAGGGCAATGCCCAGGTCAAACCCGGCATTGTGGTCTACGACCTGACCCAGTCCGGGCTGCCTGTCCTGGCCCAGATGGACATGCCCCTCATTGGGGAGGAAGCTGTTGAGGCCCACCATGGTAACTTCACTCAAGATGGACGCTACTTCATGGCCCTCAACCGCGGGCCGGGCAACAATCTACGAGGCCGTGAGGTGGCCTTTTACAGCACTCGAACCAAGCGCCTTGTTCACCGCGTGAGCTGTGCCAGCACCGGCGTTGGGCATGCCTATAACACGCCAGACGGGCGCAGGGCCATTGCTACCAACTACGGCAACAATGTAATCACCGTGATTGACATCCCTGGCCTGCGCACCCTGAAGGATCTGGTCATCGGGAAAGGCAGGATGGGCCATGTGGTTTTCACCAGGGATGGCCGCTTTGGCTACCTCTCGAACGCCGATGGCAACCTCTACAAGCTGGACATGCGCTCTCTAACGGTGATCAAAGCCATCGAAACAGGCCAAACCAGCGGAGGCGGCCAGGTTATAAATGTATGGACAAACCTGTTCGAGGAACTGCCCAGAGCCTAG
- the soxX gene encoding sulfur oxidation c-type cytochrome SoxX — translation MGLTLSQQGSFQQRVQQAINSGGSKFAETMKQDPDQALCSQYRDKIPPELVGAFLERQRALIKYPANGKLMGDWKQGEALFTNPRKGNCYACHTGDPREAGAGRMGPGLVGYGQRGTSEPVVKYTYDKIYNAWASMPCSLMYRAGHHGILTPEETAHVTAFLLDPASPVNAKR, via the coding sequence ATGGGGCTTACCCTGTCTCAGCAGGGATCCTTCCAGCAGCGGGTTCAGCAGGCCATCAACAGCGGTGGCAGCAAGTTTGCCGAAACCATGAAACAAGACCCCGATCAAGCGCTTTGCTCACAGTACCGCGACAAAATACCCCCCGAGCTGGTAGGGGCCTTCCTCGAGCGTCAGCGCGCTCTTATCAAATACCCCGCCAACGGCAAGCTGATGGGCGACTGGAAACAGGGCGAGGCCCTGTTCACCAACCCCCGCAAGGGCAACTGCTACGCCTGCCACACCGGCGACCCCAGAGAGGCCGGAGCCGGGCGCATGGGGCCGGGGCTGGTGGGCTATGGGCAGCGCGGCACCAGCGAACCGGTGGTCAAGTACACCTACGACAAGATTTACAACGCCTGGGCCTCCATGCCCTGCTCGCTCATGTACCGGGCGGGCCACCACGGCATCCTTACCCCCGAAGAAACCGCCCACGTAACCGCTTTCCTGCTCGACCCGGCCTCGCCGGTGAACGCCAAGAGGTGA
- the soxC gene encoding sulfite dehydrogenase: MNRRKLLQLLGKGVAAGAFVKLSPGLAQGKIPPGATDTMKILGNTLREYGERSEFEKDVIRYISPNLRSRHTGADFTPLEKLEGIITPSSLHFERHHGGVPNVNPADYRLVIHGMVERPLMFTLQDLKRFPSVTRTYFIECAGNGQNGYRNPPDMTLTATRSRGLVSNSSWTGVPLSILLKEAGIKEGARWLIPEGQDAAAYTRSLPLDKALDDVLVAYAQNGEAIRPEQGYPVRLVVPGWEGSIQVKWLRRIQVTDTPVMSKDETSEYTDVMADGKIWAFTWVMDPESIITYPSGLQQIQRGFHEIRGLAWSGHGRIRRVEISLDGGKTWKRANLEPAPDALSVVRFKYNWVWDGKETVIMSRAWDEKGNTQPTQEEFFAKWARNNRYHYNAIQAWRIGADGKVVNGDKTLAGAPERLGAVGRGGCGGES; encoded by the coding sequence ATGAACCGTAGAAAACTCCTCCAGTTATTGGGTAAGGGTGTGGCCGCCGGGGCTTTCGTGAAGCTCTCACCTGGGCTGGCCCAGGGCAAGATTCCCCCGGGCGCTACCGACACCATGAAGATTCTGGGAAACACCCTGCGCGAGTACGGGGAACGCAGCGAGTTTGAGAAAGACGTGATTCGCTACATCTCCCCCAACCTGCGCAGCCGCCACACGGGGGCCGACTTCACGCCGCTGGAGAAGCTCGAGGGCATCATCACCCCCAGCTCGCTGCACTTCGAGCGGCACCACGGTGGGGTGCCCAACGTGAACCCCGCCGACTACCGGCTGGTGATTCACGGCATGGTCGAGCGCCCCCTGATGTTCACCCTGCAAGACCTCAAGCGTTTCCCCTCGGTGACCCGCACCTACTTCATCGAGTGCGCCGGCAACGGGCAGAACGGCTACCGCAACCCCCCCGACATGACCCTGACCGCCACCCGCAGCCGGGGCCTGGTCTCGAACTCCTCCTGGACGGGCGTGCCCCTCTCCATCCTGCTCAAGGAGGCCGGCATCAAGGAGGGGGCCCGCTGGCTGATTCCCGAAGGCCAGGACGCCGCAGCCTACACCCGCAGCCTGCCGCTGGATAAGGCCCTGGACGACGTACTGGTGGCCTATGCCCAGAACGGCGAGGCCATCCGGCCCGAGCAGGGCTACCCGGTGCGGCTGGTGGTGCCGGGCTGGGAGGGGAGCATTCAGGTCAAGTGGCTGCGACGCATCCAGGTAACCGACACTCCGGTGATGAGCAAAGACGAGACCTCGGAGTACACCGATGTAATGGCCGACGGCAAAATCTGGGCCTTTACCTGGGTTATGGATCCCGAGTCCATCATCACCTACCCCTCGGGGTTGCAGCAGATTCAGCGAGGCTTCCACGAGATTCGCGGCCTGGCCTGGAGCGGGCACGGGCGCATTCGCCGGGTGGAAATTTCGCTGGACGGCGGCAAGACCTGGAAACGGGCCAACCTCGAGCCCGCCCCCGACGCCCTCTCGGTGGTACGCTTCAAATACAACTGGGTCTGGGACGGCAAGGAGACGGTCATCATGAGCCGGGCCTGGGACGAAAAAGGCAACACCCAGCCCACCCAGGAGGAGTTTTTTGCCAAGTGGGCCCGCAACAACCGCTACCACTACAACGCCATCCAGGCCTGGCGGATCGGGGCCGATGGCAAGGTGGTCAACGGCGACAAAACCCTGGCCGGAGCGCCCGAGCGGCTCGGCGCGGTGGGGCGGGGCGGCTGTGGAGGTGAGTCCTGA